A window from Telopea speciosissima isolate NSW1024214 ecotype Mountain lineage chromosome 8, Tspe_v1, whole genome shotgun sequence encodes these proteins:
- the LOC122671884 gene encoding probable galacturonosyltransferase 14 isoform X1 — protein MQVHFSPSMRSITISSSNGFLDFMKIKVAARHVSYRTLFHTILILAFLLPFVFILTAVVTLEGVNKCSSLDCLGRRLGPRLLGRADDSTKLVKDLCKILNQVNTEQIPADLKLPESFSQLVSEMKNNHYDARTFAIKLKAMMEKFDREIRESKFAELMNKHFAATAIPKGIHCLSLRLTDEYSSNAHARKQLPSPELLPLLSDNSYYHFVLATDNILAASVVVTSTVQTSLKPEKIVFHVITDKKTYPGMHSWFALNPLPPAIVEVRGVHQFDWLTRENVPVLEAIESQHGIRDYYHGNHVAGANLSETTPRSFASKLQARSPKYISLLNHLRIYLPELFPNLDKVVFLDDDVVIQRDLSGLWEIDLEGMVNGAVETCKGEDEWVMSKRFKNYFNFSHPLIAESLNPDECPWAYGMNIFDLCAWRKTDIRDTYHSWLKENLKSNLTLWKLGTLPPALIAFRGHVHQIDPSWHLLGLGYQNKTNIESVKKAAVIHYNGQSKPWLEIGFEHLRPFWTKYVNYSNEFVRNCHILEP, from the exons ATGCAGGTTCATTTCTCTCCTAGCATGAGAAGCATCACGATCTCGAGCAGCAATGGATTTCTTGACTTCATGAAGATCAAGGTCGCAGCTCGCCACGTCTCTTATCGCACCCTCTTCCATACCATCCTCATCCTTGCTTTTCTGCTACCTTTCGTCTTCATTCTCACCGCCGTCGTTACCCTCGAAGGTGTCAACAAGTGCTCCTCCCTCG ATTGTTTGGGCAGACGGTTGGGACCAAGGCTTCTTGGTAGGGCTGATGATTCAACG AAGTTAGTAAAAGATTTATGTAAGATCCTCAACCAAGTTAATACTGAGCAAATCCCAGCTGACCTGAAGCTGCCAGAGTCATTCAGTCAACTTGTTTCTGAAATGAAAAACAACCATTATGATGCCAGGACTTTTGCCATCAAGCTGAAAGCAATG ATGGAGAAATTCGACAGGGAGATTAGAGAGTCCAAGTTTGCAGAGCTGATGAACAAGCATTTTGCAGCAACCGCCATTCCAAAGGGCATCCACTGTCTCTCTTTGCGTTTGACTGATGAGTACTCCTCCAATGCTCATGCACGGAAACAGTTGCCTTCTCCAGAATTACTTCCATTGCTGTCTGATAATTCTTACTACCACTTTGTCCTAGCGACTGATAACATCCTTGCAGCTTCTGTTGTGGTCACTTCCACTGTCCAAACTTCTTTAAAACCCGAGAAGATTGTCTTCCATGTCATCACTGACAAGAAGACGTATCCAGGTATGCACTCATGGTTTGCACTCAACCCTCTTCCACCGGCAATTGTTGAGGTGAGAGGAGTTCACCAATTTGACTGGTTAACAAGAGAAAATGTACCCGTACTTGAGGCTATTGAGAGccagcatggtatcagagattACTACCATGGAAATCATGTCGCTGGGGCCAACCTTAGTGAGACTACTCCTCGATCATTTGCTTCCAAATTGCAGGCCAGAAGTCCAAAGTACATTTCATTGCTCAACCATCTCCGCATATACCTCCCAGAG CTATTTCCAAACCTCGACAAGGTggtctttttagatgatgatgtggTAATTCAGCGTGATCTGTCAGGGCTATGGGAGATTGACCTCGAGGGTATGGTTAATGGGGCAGTAGAAACCTGTAAAGGTGAAGACGAATGGGTGATGTCTAAGCGTTTCAAgaattatttcaatttttctcATCCTCTCATTGCAGAGAGTTTAAACCCTGATGAATGTCCATGGGCATATGGTATGAACATCTTTGATTTATGTGCATGGAGGAAAACAGATATCAGAGATACATATCATTCGTGGTTGAAGGAG AATCTGAAGTCAAATTTGACACTCTGGAAGCTTGGCACACTACCCCCCGCTCTGATTGCATTCAGAGGCCATGTTCACCAAATTGACCCTTCATGGCACCTGCTTGGTTTGGGATACCAGAATAAGACCAACATTGAGAGTGTGAAGAAGGCAGCAGTGATTCACTACAATGGCCAGTCTAAGCCATGGCTAGAGATTGGCTTTGAGCATCTCCGGCCTTTTTGGACCAAGTACGTTAATTACTCCAATGAATTTGTGAGGAACTGCCATATCTTGGAGCCTTAG
- the LOC122671884 gene encoding probable galacturonosyltransferase 14 isoform X2: MQVHFSPSMRSITISSSNGFLDFMKIKVAARHVSYRTLFHTILILAFLLPFVFILTAVVTLEDCLGRRLGPRLLGRADDSTKLVKDLCKILNQVNTEQIPADLKLPESFSQLVSEMKNNHYDARTFAIKLKAMMEKFDREIRESKFAELMNKHFAATAIPKGIHCLSLRLTDEYSSNAHARKQLPSPELLPLLSDNSYYHFVLATDNILAASVVVTSTVQTSLKPEKIVFHVITDKKTYPGMHSWFALNPLPPAIVEVRGVHQFDWLTRENVPVLEAIESQHGIRDYYHGNHVAGANLSETTPRSFASKLQARSPKYISLLNHLRIYLPELFPNLDKVVFLDDDVVIQRDLSGLWEIDLEGMVNGAVETCKGEDEWVMSKRFKNYFNFSHPLIAESLNPDECPWAYGMNIFDLCAWRKTDIRDTYHSWLKENLKSNLTLWKLGTLPPALIAFRGHVHQIDPSWHLLGLGYQNKTNIESVKKAAVIHYNGQSKPWLEIGFEHLRPFWTKYVNYSNEFVRNCHILEP, from the exons ATGCAGGTTCATTTCTCTCCTAGCATGAGAAGCATCACGATCTCGAGCAGCAATGGATTTCTTGACTTCATGAAGATCAAGGTCGCAGCTCGCCACGTCTCTTATCGCACCCTCTTCCATACCATCCTCATCCTTGCTTTTCTGCTACCTTTCGTCTTCATTCTCACCGCCGTCGTTACCCTCGAAG ATTGTTTGGGCAGACGGTTGGGACCAAGGCTTCTTGGTAGGGCTGATGATTCAACG AAGTTAGTAAAAGATTTATGTAAGATCCTCAACCAAGTTAATACTGAGCAAATCCCAGCTGACCTGAAGCTGCCAGAGTCATTCAGTCAACTTGTTTCTGAAATGAAAAACAACCATTATGATGCCAGGACTTTTGCCATCAAGCTGAAAGCAATG ATGGAGAAATTCGACAGGGAGATTAGAGAGTCCAAGTTTGCAGAGCTGATGAACAAGCATTTTGCAGCAACCGCCATTCCAAAGGGCATCCACTGTCTCTCTTTGCGTTTGACTGATGAGTACTCCTCCAATGCTCATGCACGGAAACAGTTGCCTTCTCCAGAATTACTTCCATTGCTGTCTGATAATTCTTACTACCACTTTGTCCTAGCGACTGATAACATCCTTGCAGCTTCTGTTGTGGTCACTTCCACTGTCCAAACTTCTTTAAAACCCGAGAAGATTGTCTTCCATGTCATCACTGACAAGAAGACGTATCCAGGTATGCACTCATGGTTTGCACTCAACCCTCTTCCACCGGCAATTGTTGAGGTGAGAGGAGTTCACCAATTTGACTGGTTAACAAGAGAAAATGTACCCGTACTTGAGGCTATTGAGAGccagcatggtatcagagattACTACCATGGAAATCATGTCGCTGGGGCCAACCTTAGTGAGACTACTCCTCGATCATTTGCTTCCAAATTGCAGGCCAGAAGTCCAAAGTACATTTCATTGCTCAACCATCTCCGCATATACCTCCCAGAG CTATTTCCAAACCTCGACAAGGTggtctttttagatgatgatgtggTAATTCAGCGTGATCTGTCAGGGCTATGGGAGATTGACCTCGAGGGTATGGTTAATGGGGCAGTAGAAACCTGTAAAGGTGAAGACGAATGGGTGATGTCTAAGCGTTTCAAgaattatttcaatttttctcATCCTCTCATTGCAGAGAGTTTAAACCCTGATGAATGTCCATGGGCATATGGTATGAACATCTTTGATTTATGTGCATGGAGGAAAACAGATATCAGAGATACATATCATTCGTGGTTGAAGGAG AATCTGAAGTCAAATTTGACACTCTGGAAGCTTGGCACACTACCCCCCGCTCTGATTGCATTCAGAGGCCATGTTCACCAAATTGACCCTTCATGGCACCTGCTTGGTTTGGGATACCAGAATAAGACCAACATTGAGAGTGTGAAGAAGGCAGCAGTGATTCACTACAATGGCCAGTCTAAGCCATGGCTAGAGATTGGCTTTGAGCATCTCCGGCCTTTTTGGACCAAGTACGTTAATTACTCCAATGAATTTGTGAGGAACTGCCATATCTTGGAGCCTTAG
- the LOC122670574 gene encoding membrane-anchored ubiquitin-fold protein 2-like isoform X2, whose protein sequence is MSGAQDRLEIKFRLSDGSDIGPKSFTAATSIATLKETIISQWPKEKENGPRTVKDVKIISAGRILENNRTVGECRSPLCDVPEGITTMHVVVQPPSSENEKKLDQLKQNKCVCAIL, encoded by the exons ATGTCTGGGGCACAGGATCGATTGGAGATCAAGTTCCGGTTATCGGACGGGTCAGATATTGGTCCCAAGAGTTTCACTGCTGCCACCAGTATTGCCACCCTCAAGGAAACTATCATTTCTCAGTGGCCAAAAG AGAAAGAGAATGGCCCAAGGACTGTGAAAGATGTCAAGATTATAAGTGCTGGAAGGATTTTGGAGAACAACAGAACAGTAGGAGAGTGCAGGAGCCCCTTATGTGATGTTCCTGAGGGAATTACAACCATGCATGTTGTTGTCCAACCCCCTTCCTCAGAGAATG AAAAGAAATTGGACCAATTGAAGCAGAACAAGTGTGTGTGTGCTATTTTATAA
- the LOC122670574 gene encoding membrane-anchored ubiquitin-fold protein 2-like isoform X1: MSGAQDRLEIKFRLSDGSDIGPKSFTAATSIATLKETIISQWPKEKENGPRTVKDVKIISAGRILENNRTVGECRSPLCDVPEGITTMHVVVQPPSSENGTEKKLDQLKQNKCVCAIL, translated from the exons ATGTCTGGGGCACAGGATCGATTGGAGATCAAGTTCCGGTTATCGGACGGGTCAGATATTGGTCCCAAGAGTTTCACTGCTGCCACCAGTATTGCCACCCTCAAGGAAACTATCATTTCTCAGTGGCCAAAAG AGAAAGAGAATGGCCCAAGGACTGTGAAAGATGTCAAGATTATAAGTGCTGGAAGGATTTTGGAGAACAACAGAACAGTAGGAGAGTGCAGGAGCCCCTTATGTGATGTTCCTGAGGGAATTACAACCATGCATGTTGTTGTCCAACCCCCTTCCTCAGAGAATGGT ACAGAAAAGAAATTGGACCAATTGAAGCAGAACAAGTGTGTGTGTGCTATTTTATAA